In Cryptococcus neoformans var. grubii H99 chromosome 9, complete sequence, a genomic segment contains:
- a CDS encoding small subunit ribosomal protein S10, giving the protein MALPAARSALSVRAFILPAAALNAAASSSRYLSTTTPRHDAPVTTTPGNSETALPVPLPGIKFLSMPPVNPHPPTHGIHVATLHLQAHHPYNLDLVSQFAVHSAHSLNIPTSLPAFLPREKSLYTVLKSPFVKKKAQENFERRTHKRAIKVYDADREAVDLWLRYLRQNALPGVGMKAYIHEWVELGFGRKEAEGKNEIEMEVEEKRIQDAAAELVKALSEGEGEGQAEGVQKIVDAAKEEKPAEKLKEEAAKSS; this is encoded by the exons ATGGCCCTCCCTGCAGCCCGCTCCGCCCTCTCAGTGCGCGCCTTCATTCTCCCGGCCGCTGCTCTCAACGCTGCCGCTTCATCGTCACGATACCTGAG TACAACCACCCCCCGCCATGATGCCCCCGTGACTACCACCCCCGGTAACTCTGAAACTGCCCTCCCGGTTCCGCTTCCCGGCATAAAATTCCTTTCCATGCCTCCCGTCAACCCTCACCCCCCAACACACGGCATCCATGTCGCTaccctccacctccaagCCCACCACCCTTATAACCTTGACCTTGTATCCCAATTTGCAGTCCACTCGGCCCACTCTCTCAACATCCCCACCTCCCTTCCTGCTTTCCTCCCTagggagaagagcttgtACACCGTGTTAAAATCACCGTTcgtgaagaagaaggcacaGGAAAACTTTGAGCGTCGGACACACAAGAGGGCGATCAAGGTGTATGATGCCGACCGCGAGGCGGTGGATTTGTGGTTGAGATATCTCAGACAGAATGCGCTCCCCGGAGTGGGTATGAAGGCGTACATCCATGAATGGGTTGAACTTGGGTTTGGCAGGAAGGAGGCCgaagggaagaatgagattgagatggaggtcgaggagaagaggatacAGGATGCTGCTGCAGAGCTGGTCAAGGCTTTGAgcgaaggagagggagagggtcAGGCTGAGGGTGTGCAAAAGATTGTTGACGCTgccaaggaggaaaagccagcggagaagctcaaggaggaggcggccAAGTCATCATAG
- a CDS encoding splicing factor U2AF 35 kDa subunit, translating to MASHLANIFGTEQDRVNCSFYLKIGACRHGDRCSRKHIKPQFSQTILLPNVYNNPGHTPEGQNMSAEELQADFDRFYEDFFIELAKYGNLQEMIVCDNVGDHLLGNVYARFEYEAEAARAVQALNDRWYAMRPLHAELSPVTDFRESCCRQNELGECKREGFCNFMHLCHPTRSLVSALQASQRVSRRRAHKGAEIDSGDMGWTPAVAAGGEGDLGWMPERRY from the exons ATGGCCTCCCACCTCGCAAACATCTT TGGCACAGAACAAGATCGTGTCAACTGCTCCTTCTACTTGAAGATTGGCGCTTGCAGACACGGTGACAGATGTTCAAG AAAACACATCAAGCCTCAGTTCTCACaaaccatcctccttcctaATGTCTACAATAACCCTGGCCACACACCCGAAGGTCAAAATATGTCTGCAGAAGAGCTCCAAGCGGATTTCGATAGGTTTTATGAAGACTTCTTCAT CGAACTGGCCAAATATGGAAACCTCCAAGAAATGATTGTTTGCGACAATGTCGGTGACCACCTCCTCGGAAATGTGTATGCACGATTCGAATAcgaagcagaagcagctAGGGCAGTACAGGCGTTGAATGACAGATGGTATGCTATGAGACCGTTGCATGCCGAGCTGTCGCCTGTGACAGACTTCAGGGAGAGTTGCTGTCGTCAGAACGAGTTGGGAGAGTGCAAACGTGAAGG gtttTGCAACTTTATGCACCTTTGCCACCCTACAAGATCCCTCGTTTCAGCCCTTCAAGCATCACAGCGTGTCTCAAGACGACGGGCACACAAGGGTGCCGAGATTGATAGCGGAGATATGGGATGGACACCGGCAGTTGCAGCAGGCGGAGAAGGTGATTTGGGATGGATGCCTGAAAGGCGGTATTAA
- a CDS encoding choline kinase, translating to MVVTPTRPPVEPSGPPLSPLALASAAHANSSDSYFSAQAGSRPLPRHRRTSGSSFSKLSEFSLDPPLLDKTDQYAASPDQIDENGVTGVRHVALSVDASEWRQPVFKQKVLAILRRLHVPRWSSPLLTPTNIHLQKVSGALTNAVFFVSFNPAPNPTSPSESPLLTPTIPPSDPSHPPPLTPEQYPHTLLFRVYGPSSDALISRSEELRILHVLSTQYGIGPRVFGTFTNGRVEEFFPSRALTAQELRDPIISRGIARRMRELHSVDLRRLGYEQGRATEPALWICLKEWSEAAEDVISSLTALGGTLEAWVERFSLHRIREEVTIYRNFVESQSGKGNGVVFAHNDTQYGNLLRLDVELPPNTPEHCRYIVIDFEYASPNPRGYDIANHFHEWRANYHHPTHSHSLIPHFPYPTPIQREDFYRSYLSVEVDGRNGEEVVGKRKDVPADKVAALEHEVRIWSPGCSINWALWGLVQAEEQVCALATKKEGYVPEFDYLSYAAERLEMFRDEAKKLGVPL from the exons ATGGTGGTCACCCCCACCCGTCCGCCCGTCGAGCCATCTGGCCCTCCCCTCTCCCCCTTGGCGCTCGCCTCCGCTGCACATGCAAACAGCTCGGACTCCTACTTCTCCGCCCAAGCCGGATCGAGGCCGCTACCCAGGCATAGAAGGACATCAGGAAGCAGTTTCTCAAAGTTATCCGAGTTCAGCTTggatcctcctcttctcgacAAAACGGATCAGTACGCTGCCTCGCCTGACCAGATCGATGAAAACGGCGTCACCGGTGTTCGGCATGTTGCGTTGAGTGTGGATGCCAG CGAATGGCGGCAGCCAGTTTTCAAACAAAAAGTCCTAGCCATTTTACGACGCCTT CACGTCCCGAGATggtcctctcctcttttaACACCCACCAACATCCATCTTCAGAAAGTCTCGGGGGCCTTGACAAATGCCGTCTTCTTTGTCTCTTTCAATCCCGCTCCTAACCCAACCTCGCCTTCCGAATCGCCCCTGCTAACCCCAACCATTCCTCCATCCGATCCATCCCATCCGCCGCCGCTTACTCCCGAACAATATCCCCACACCCTTCTTTTCAGAGTCTATGGCCCTTCCTCTGATGCACTCATCTCCCGATCGGAAGAATTACGTATACTCCACGTCCTTAGCACTCAATATGGCATTGGCCCCAGAGTATTTGGCACCTTTACCAATGGTCGAGTCGAGGAATTCTTCCCATCACGCGCTTTGACCGCGCAAGAATTACGCGACCCTATTATTTCTCGTGGTATCGCCCGACGGATGCGCGAACTTCACTCGGTGGACTTGCGTCGCTTGGGATACGAACAAGGTCGTGCCACGGAGCCCGCTTTATGGATATGTCTCAAAGAATGGTCTGAAGCAGCGGAAGATGTCATCAGCTCATTAACGGCTCTCGGCGGGACACTGGAAGCATGGGTGGAGCGTTTCTCTTTACATCGTATCCGGGAAGAAGTCACAATCTATCGGAACTTTGTAGAATCACAAAGCGGAAAGGGCAATGGTGTTGTGTTTGCTc ACAACGACACGCAGTATGGAAATTTGTTACGCCTCGATGTTGAACTTCCGCCCAACACTCCTGAACATTGTCGT TATATTGTGATTGATTTTGAGTATGCTTCTCCCAACCCCCGTGGGTACGATATCGCCAACCATTTCCACGAATGGCGAGCCAACTACCACCATCCAACTCACTCTCACTCCCTCAttcctcatttcccctACCCCACACCTATTCAGCGTGAAGACTTTTATAGATCATACTTGTCAGTCGAAGTAGACGGAAGGAACGGCGAAGAAGTGGTAGGTAAACGCAAGGATGTCCCAGCAGACAAGGTTGCTGCCCTTGAACATGAAGTAAGGATTTGGAGTCCGGGGTGCAGTATAAACTGGGCGCTGTGGGGTTTAGTTCAAGCTGAAGAACAGGTCTGTGCCTTGGCcacgaagaaggaagggtaTGTTCCAGAATTCGATTATCTC TCGTACGCCGCTGAGCGACTTGAAATGTTCCGGGACGAAGCCAAGAAGCTTGGAGTTCCGTTATAG
- a CDS encoding cyclin H, which translates to MALSGQTTPSEAGPSKPSLIPGPSAYHESSQFRHWRFSPSILDRIRSELNIKSVEVARRNTELEKEAQKSLGHDIADPPPAATYLTVNDELLLLRFYCSQVSRICREGFGLPEVVESTAISYVKRFYLKNSVMEWHPKIIMPTCLYLAAKTTNFPIPADQFVSKIPKLTPEDVLEKEFLVAQSLSFEFWVRGADKALRGWTLDMQDQLDPPLEAIQKAIAPAFTHLSTSYLSDAEFIFTPSQISLACLRMADKKLVEGFLEGRYAAHAAAIASKSVNGVEENKNGTPVQEPAPLYGMEKVRLLEILDQIEALIQAAAVQLDVKKVKNVDKRLRQCTNPEKIPGTALYIKRKQEKEAADAAAKAAKTLKSQSSAADSDMFFGDSLPLANGQSKSRVPLSPRVNLNGNQKAGGAELEMSDTGMGIQGESGGLLMGGKGLKDVGLPLSTD; encoded by the exons ATGGCTCTTTCGGGACAAACTACACCCTCAGAGGCGGGGCCATCGAAGCCCTCTCTGATTCCAGGTCCTTCGGCGTACCATGAATCTTCACAATTCCGTCACTGGCGCTTTTCCCCGTCGATTTTGGATAGAATACGGTCGGAGTTGAATATCAAGTCGGTCGAAGTGGCTAGGAGGAATACAGAGCTAGAGAAG GAAGCTCAAAAGTCACTAGGGCATGACATTGCCGACCCACCACCAGCCGCAACTTATCTTACAGTCAACGATGAACTTTTGCTTCTCCGCTTTTATTGTTCACAAGTATCTAGGATCTGCCGGGAAGGCTTTGGCCTTCCAGAGGTGGTAGAGTCTACAGCAATCAGCTACGTTAAGAGATTCTACCTCAAGAACAGTGTCATGGAATGGCATCCTAAGATCATCAT GCCAACCTGCCTTTATCTAGCTGCCAAAACGACCAACTTTCCCATTCCAGCGGACCAATTCGTGTCCAAGATCCCAAAGCTCACTCCGGAAGATGTTTTAGAGAAAGAGTTTCTGGTGGCTCAAAGCCTGTCATTCGAGTTCTGGGTGCGTGGGGCGGATAAGGCTTTGAGAGGCTGGACATTGGATATGCAA GATCAACTGGATCCGCCACTAGAAGCAATCCAAAAGGCCATCGCGCCAGCTTTTACACATCTCTCCACATCCTACCTTTCAGATGCCGAATTTATCTTCACACCTTCGCAAATATCCTTAGCTTGCTTGAGGATGGCGGACAAAAAGCTGGTTGAAGGTTTCTTGGAAGGGCGGTATGCTGCGCATGCGGCTGCAATCGCTTCAAAGTCAGTGAATGGCGTTGAAGAAAACAAGAATGGAACACCAGTCCAAGAGCCTGCACCGCTGTATGGTATGGAAAAAGTCAGGCTCTTGGAAATCCTTGACCAAATTGAAGCCCTAATCCAGGCAGCTGCCGTCCAGTTGGATGtcaagaaggtgaagaacGTTGATAAGCGACTGAGACAATGTACCAACCCTGAAAAGATCCCGGGGACTGCCTT ATATATCAAGCGAaagcaagagaaagaggcaGCAGACGCAGCGGCTAAAGCAGCTAAAACCCTCAAGTCCCAGTCTTCTGCCGCGGATAGTGACATGTTCTTCGGTgattctcttccattggCCAACGGTCAGAGCAAATCAAGGGTCCCTTTGTCCCCCCGAGTCAACCTCAATGGTAACCAGAAGGCTGGAGGTGCTGAATTGGAAATGAGCGACACCGGGATGGGTATTCAGggggaaagtggagggCTGCTAatgggaggaaaagggttGAAGGATGTAGGCCTGCCATTATCGACGGATTAG
- a CDS encoding YggS family pyridoxal phosphate enzyme gives MSAPISLDYTQDRASDLRESIAAVQQDVDNAAGTSAKPRLVAVSKLKPASDIKALYDAGYRHFGENYIQEMVDKAAVLPEDIKWHFIGSLQSNKSKLAASVPNLFILETLSSTKVADLLQKSLPPSRQSKLNVYLQVNTSGEDSKSGLSPLPSNSAELVDLAVHVIEKCPGLKLLGIMTIGSWDASHDPTKPNPDFECLKRTRAELAKALAEKGVQGAPKEDELELSMGMSADFVQAIKEGSSSVRVGTRIFGERPKKK, from the exons ATGTCAGCACCCATATCCCTCGATTACACCCAGGACAGAGCCTCAGATCTCAGAGAGAGCATTGCCGCTGTCCAGCAGGATGTCGATAACGCTGCGGGTACAAGTGCCAAG CCGCGCTTGGTAGCTGTTTCCAAACTAAAGCCTGCCTCTGACATCAAAGCTCTCTATGATGCCGGCTACCGTCATTTCGGGGAGAACTATATTCAGGAGATGGTAGACAAGGCTGCTGTT CTGCCCGAGGACATCAAGTGGCATTTCATCGGATCTCTCCAAAGCAACAAATCGAAACTTGCTGCTT CCGTTCCAAACCTCTTTATCCTCGAGAcgctctcctccaccaaaGTCGccgaccttcttcaaaaatccctccctccctcaCGCCAATCCAAACTCAACGTCTACCTCCAAGTCAACACTTCTGGCGAAGACTCCAAATCTGGTTTATCTCCCCTTCCGAGCAACTCGGCCGAGCTCGTTGACCTGGCCGTGCATGTGATTGAAAAATGCCCCGGATTGAAGTTGTTAGGTATCATGACTATCGGTTCTTGGGACGCCTCCCATGACCCAACAAAACCTAATCCTGATTTCGAATGTCTCAAGCGTACACGGGCAGAGTTGGCAAAGGCTTTGGCGGAGAAGGGTGTACAAGGTGCTCCCAAGGAAGACGAGTTGGAGTTGAGTATGGGTATGAGCGCCGATTTCGTACAGGCGATCAAGGAGGGTAGCAGCAGCGTCAGAGTAGGCACCAGAATATTTGGCGAGAGaccaaagaaaaaatag
- a CDS encoding CCCH zinc finger protein yields MSDAEKKRIQLEIARLSGAIHRHTHNAAYHPYKSAYPSVRGHSRGRGRGAASTRSHGRGGRGAYSLDLRAQNQAVSAPGSQASTPTGAGSTTQAGPSTEKEEGEIEPEAPVQSAASWVKTARSGHRSLMTAEKRAQLQANSVYKTSKSSASLKPPGKGRQPRLKIKAVPVPDGTPRVFIDGVTYEFNSGGKGLKRTSEYKQPNTLQWYIDSPKPRLVSVLGIKYRFQPNGDLTLPKSNVPRKGQLCPYFSKTGRCRKGHICKAIHDPDRVAACPNFLRGRCELGPICPLSHNPTAHNTPSCTRFQALSYCTRPNCPYPHVKVSNDAPICEDFAFTGWCDTAEGECPNLHSYDCPEFWSTGKCPRGAKCKLRHTLRAEKGRVAKTETTKEEEKKSKKTEAPPGSFEEQTEFIVFDDEGSPGLALSESEEDDEEENDDDEEDEDEDEDEDEEDEDEDGHGKQEASADEKDESDEDVKILF; encoded by the exons ATGTCCGACGccgagaagaaaagaatcCAGCTGGAAATCGCAAGATTATCAG GCGCAATCCACCGCCACACACATAATGCCGCCTACCATCCATATAAATCTGCTTACCCGTCTGTGAGAGGCCActcaagaggaagaggtcgtGGGGCTGCAAGCACTCGAAGTCATGGACGAGGTGGAAGGGGTGCTTACTCCCTTGATTTGAGAGCTCAGAACCAGGCTGTTAGCGCTCCCGGATCTCAAGCGTCAACACCCACGGGTGCTGGTTCAACTACCCAAGCTGGCCCCAGtacagaaaaagaagaaggtgaaatTGAGCCTGAAGCTCCCGTCCAATCTGCGGCATCATGGGTCAAGACTGCCCGATCAGGTCATCGAAGTCTTATGACTGCTGAGAAGAG GGCTCAACTACAGGCAAATTCAGTGTACAAAACTTCCAAATCTTCAGCAAGCTTGAAACCTCCTGGAAAGGGTCGACAGCCTAGACTGAAAATCAAAGCCGTCCCAGTACCGGATGGCACCCCACGCGTCTTCATCGACGGCGTTACATACGAGTTCAATTCTGGTGGCAAAGGTTTAAAGCGGACATCAG AGTACAAGCAACCGAACACCCTACAGTGGTACATTGACAGCCCGAAGCCTAGATTAGTCAGTGTCCTCGGTATTAAGTATAGATTCCAACCGAACGGAGATCTCACCTTGCCAAAATCAAA TGTGCCCAGAAAGGGGCAGCTGTGCCCTTACTTTTCAAAGACGG GTCGATGTCGAAAAGGACATATTTGCAAAGCTATCCACGACCCTGACCGAGTTGCTGCCTGTCCCAATTTCCTCCGCGGACGATGTGAACTCGGTCCCATTTGTCCACTCTCCCACAACCCAACTGCACACAACACCCCTTCGTGCACCCGATTCCAGGCCCTGTCTTACTGCACTCGTCCCAACTGTCCCTATCCCCACGTCAAGGTATCGAACGATGCGCCGATATGCGAAGACTTTGCTTTTACTGGATGGTGTGATACGGCTGAGGGCGAATGTCCAAATTTGCATTCCTACGACTGTCCCGAATTTTGGTCTACGGGTAAATGCCCGAGAGGCGCCAAGTGCAAGCTTAGACATACGCTTCGTGCGGAGAAGGGTAGGGTGGCAAAAACAGAAACcacaaaagaagaagagaaaaagagcaagaagacgGAAGCCCCACCAGGAAGCTTTGAGGAACAAACCGAGTTTATCGTGTTTGACGATGAGGGATCACCTGGGCTGGCCTTGTCTGAgagcgaagaggatgacgaggaggagaatgacgatgacgaggaagatgaggatgaggatgaggatgaggatgaggaagacgaggacgaggatggcCATGGTAAGCAAGAGGCTTCAGCTGACGAGAAGGACGAATCCGACGAAGACGTCAAGATTCTGTTCTAG
- a CDS encoding dynein intermediate chain, cytosolic: MSDRRRQEIEEKRARLAELRRARDERKQLLAQAEKGSAEPLPTSRRDVNELVDSLLARPATPLTGPFSTRPSTIGTPARPSGSTPPASIPDTPGGRVSRLSNDGSLSRATGSTVGGASVGVPGIVDQESMVSPSPFQIVDFVDHQAELFELPPKSAKVAPVTYSKATQTMTSMSTSTDGIGYDDAQSEGEDGMGRRRRRKGEADESGKETEDEMRKRILEEMDEERKALEKELRELREKTEELTIAELSDEQRQAIFAAPDFTSFIEESTRIVQRALSDGYDYIKDYTIGIDGAFDESEGQKVKLFCAFADERWTNGRSVTDVDWSPKFPELSVASYNKNPSAINDPDGIVAVWNLHLLERPEFVFHSPSDVLSVTFSPYHPTLIFGGTYSGQVLLWDTRAKHLPVLKTPLSATGHTYPIYAMKMVGTQNANNLISSSTDGLVCSWLADMLAQPQEALPLTMPTHNKTDEVSITCFDFPDNETSTFWIGTEEGSVYQANRYDRASAKAGLNSDEVYRGHAAPVTGIHFHPGTGSIDFSDLFLTSSVDWTVKLWRTKAAKATKGASGTQANGRGEDKTVAPVHSFEEANDYVFDVKWHPHHPAVFGTVDGSGKFDLWNLNQDVEVPIISTNVSPRAINKLAWDRSATARKVALGSSDGKVYIYDVAEKLVVPRDNEWVEMQKNVQSLAASREGTNGVLGSESVSGSTARYRL; encoded by the exons ATGAGCGACAGGAGACGgcaagagattgaagaaaaaagggcaaggctTGCAGAGCTCAGAAGAGCTAGGGACGAACGAAAGCAGCTCCTTGCTCAAGCAGAGAAAGGTTCAGCTGAA CCATTGCCTacaagcagaagagatgTCAACGAACTGGTCGATTCACTCTTGGCCCGACCCGCAACACCGCTCACAGGCCCATTCTCCACTCGTCCGTCAACGATCGGTACCCCCGCCAGACCATCTGGATCAACTCCTCCCGCTAGTATACCAGATACGCCAGGCGGCAGGGTGAGCCGGCTGAGTAACGATGGAAGCTTGAGTAGAGCTACCGGGTCGACAGTCGGGGGAGCGTCGGTTGGTGTGCCGGGAATTGTTGATCA AGAAAGTATGGTATCGCCCTCGCCATTCCAGATTGTAGACTTTGTGGATCATCAGGCTGAGTTGTTTGAGCTCCCTCCAAAG TCCGCCAAAGTGGCGCCTGTCACCTACTCGAAAGCTACCCAAACTATGACCTCCATGTCTACCTCCACGGACGGCATTGGTTATGACGACGCTCAATccgaaggagaagatggtatGGGTCGccggcgaagaagaaaaggtgaagCAGACGAGAGCGGAAAAGAAACcgaggatgagatgagaaagaggatactggaagagatggatgaagagaggaaggctttggagaaggagctgAGGGAattgagagagaagacagaAGAGCTGACGATCGCTG AGTTATCGGATGAGCAACGACAAGCCATATTTGCAGCACCAGATTTTACGTCGTTCATTGAAGAGTCTACTCGAATCGTCCAAAGAGCGCTGAGCGATGGGTACGATTATATTAAAGATTACACTATCGGTATCGACGGTGCATT TGACGAGTCAGAAGGACAAAAAGTCAAACTGTTCTGTGCTTTTGCAGATGAGCGGTGGACAAATGGAAGATCTGTAACTGATGTTGACTGGTCACCCAAA TTTCCCGAGTTAAGCGTCGCGTCCTATAACAAAAACCCTTCTGCAATCAACGACCCCGACGGCATCGTTGCAGTCTGGAACCTTCACCTCCTTGAAAGGCCAGAATTTGTCTTCCACTCTCCT TCGGACGTACTTTCCGTGACTTTTTCACCCTATCACCCTACTCTTATTTTTGGTGGAACCTACTCCGGTCAAGTGCTCCTGTGGGATACTCGAGCAAAGCATTTGCCGGTCCTTAAAACGCCATTATCGGCCACCGGTCACACGTATCCCATCTACGCTATGAAAATGGTTGGCACGCAGAATGCCAACAACCTTATCTCCAGTAGTACAGATGGGCTCGTTTGCTCTTGGTTAGCCGATATGCTGGCTCAACCACAA GAAGCACTTCCACTTACAATGCCTACTCACAACAAGACGGACGAGGTGTCCATCACGTGCTTCGACTTCCCTGACAACGAGACATCGACTTTCTGGATCGGTACTGAAGAAGGATCTGTCTACCAGGCCAATCGTTACGACCGTGCATCTGCCAAGGCGGGGCTCAACTCTGACGAAGTGTACCGCGGTCATGCCGCTCCTGTTACAGGTATCCACTTCCATCCCGGTACAGGTTCTATTGACTTTTCCGACCTTTTCCTTACCAGTTCTGTCGACTGGACAGTTAAGCTGTGGCGAACTAAAGCTGCTAAGGCTACAAAGGGAGCTTCCGGGACGCAAGCgaatgggagaggagaagacaaGACCGTGGCTCCTGTGCACTCATTTGAAGAGGCGAACGACTATGTGTTTGATGTTAAATggcatcctcatcatcccgCTGTGTTTGGTACTGTTGACGGGTCTGGAAAGTTTGACCTATGGAATCTTAACCAGGATGTTGAA GTACCCATCATCTCAACCAATGTCTCTCCTCGTGCAATCAACAAGCTCGCCTGGGACCGTTCAGCGACAGCGCGCAAGGTGGCTTTGGGTTCATCTGACGGCAAGGTGTATATCTATGATGTGGCAGAGAAGTTGGTCGTGCCTCGGGATAATGAATGGGTGGAAATGCAGAAGAATGTGCAGAGTTTGGCTGCCAGCAGGGAAGGTACAAACGGTGTACTTGGAAGCGAGAGTGTTTCAGGATCAACAGCAAGATATAGGTTATGA
- a CDS encoding alpha-soluble NSF attachment protein: MPSRAEELIAKAEKKASSSVGWFGSSSSKWEEAAELFSQAAVAFKIDNKWQESGQAYEREAACRLRLNENNDAMNAFHNAAKSYKKSNPEAAVTALHQAIKLLIESGLFRQAADREKEIANIYAQDGIDPAKARDSFVRAGDWYKQEDANATANQCYQQAAELSADLGDFQKSMELYQTVADWSLTSALTKYSVKEYWLRAALCSMAMGDLVTTHKLLTEFAQKDLTFPSTREAKFAKDLMDACEEADLERFTGTVYQYDQVTKLDNWKTGVLLRIKKALEEDEGGLT, encoded by the exons ATGCCCTCCCGCGCAGAAGAACTCATCGCaaaggcagagaagaaggcctcctcctcagtcGGGTGGTTCGGcagctcatcctcaaagtgggaagaagcagccGAGCTCTTCAGCCAG GCTGCCGTCGCATTCAAAATCGACAATAAGTGGCAAGAGTCCGGCCAGGCTTACGAAAG AGAAGCAGCATGTCGCCTCCGTTTAAACGAGAACAACGACGCCATGAACGCGTTCCACAACGCCGCCAAGAGTTACAAGAAGAGCAACCCCGAGG CCGCTGTGACTGCTTTACACCAGGCGATCAAGCTCTTAATTGAATCAGGTCTTTTCAGGCAAGCGGCGGatagggaaaaggaaattGCCAACATCTATGCCCAAGATGGTATCGATCCGGCCAAGGCCCGAGACAGTTTTGTCAGAGCAGGAGACTGGTACAAGCAGGAAGATGCCAATGC AACGGCAAATCAATGCTACCAACAAGCCGCCGAGCTTTCTGCTGATCTTGGAGATTTCCAAAAATCCATGGAACTGTACCAAACTGTGGCCGACTGGAGCTTGACAAGTGCTCTGACAAAGTATTCTGTCAAGGAGTACTGGCTGCGCGCAGCTCTTTGTTCAATGGCTATGGGT GACCTCGTTACCACCCACAAGCTCCTCACCGAATTTGCCCAAAAAGACCTCACATTCCCCTCTACGCGAGAAGCCAAATTCGCCAAGGATCTTATGGACGCATGCGAGGAAGCCGATTTGGAGAGATTTACTGGTACGGTGTACCAATATGACCAAGTGACCAAGCTGGATAACTGGAAGACTGGTGTGTTGTTGAGGATCAAGAAGGctttggaggaagacgagggcGGTTTGACATAG